In a genomic window of Punica granatum isolate Tunisia-2019 chromosome 6, ASM765513v2, whole genome shotgun sequence:
- the LOC116211857 gene encoding protein PIN-LIKES 7-like, with amino-acid sequence MGFWTLFEVASMPILEVLLISVLGAFMATGYCNLLNADARKSLNKIVFVVFTPSLMFASLAKTVTLQDIISWWFMPINIGITFLVGGILGWIVAKLLKPKPYLEGLVIATCSAGNLGNLMLIIVPAICKEKGSPFGNKEVCSTVGLSYASFSMALGGFYIWTYTYHLIRTSSLKYQALKASDENEEVPKSPNLDYNANGQTRLLEGGDQGIAVSVESSKTLDEVEDQPIVSKQPGSSKEKDVASWTKLKEFLHKILEELLAPPTIAAILGFIFGAVTWLRNLIIGDSAPLRVIQDSVKLLGDGTIPCITLILGGNLTQGLKTSKIKPWVTVGVICVRYFIQPLIGIGIVKAAASLGFLPSNKLFHYVLMVQYTVPPAMNIGTMTQLFDVGQEECSVLFFWTYLVAGIALTVWSTVYMWILS; translated from the exons atggGGTTCTGGACTCTGTTCGAGGTGGCGTCCATGCCGATCCTTGAGGTCCTGCTGATAAGCGTGCTGGGAGCTTTCATGGCCACTGGTTACTGCAACCTTCTCAACGCTGATGCCCGGAAATCCTTGAACAAG ATAGTGTTTGTCGTGTTCACTCCGTCGTTGATGTTTGCAAGCCTCGCAAAAACGGTTACTCTTCAAGACATCATCTCATG GTGGTTTATGCCCATAAACATCGGGATCACATTCTTGGTCGGGGGGATTCTCGGGTGGATAGTTGCAAAGCTGCTGAAACCAAAGCCATACCTCGAGGGCCTTGTGATAGCTACTTGTTCTGCAG GGAATTTGGGGAACCTTATGCTGATAATTGTTCCAGCAATCTGCAAAGAAAAGGGGAGTCCCTTTGGGAACAAAGAAGTTTGCAGCACTGTCGGGCTCTCCTATGCCTCCTTCTCCATGGCG CTTGGAGGGTTCTACATATGGACCTATACGTACCATTTGATCCGGACTTCATCCTTGAAATACCAAGCACTCAAAGCATCCGATGAGAATGAGGAGGTCCCCAAATCGCCTAACCTTGACTACAATGCAAACGGGCAGACTCGCCTCCTGGAAGGGGGAGATCAAGGTATAGCCGTAAGTGTTGAGTCATCAAAGACTCTCGACGAAGTCGAAGACCAACCT ATTGTTTCCAAGCAACCAGGGAGCAGTAAAGAAAAGGATGTCGCTTCTTGGACTAAGCTGAAGGAATTTCTTCACAAGATTCTCGAGGAGCTATTGGCTCCCCCAACTATCGCTGCA ATCCTGGGATTCATTTTCGGGGCAGTAACATGGCTGAGGAACCTCATAATCGGGGACTCTGCCCCATTGCGGGTAATACAAGACTCGGTCAAGTTGCTCGG TGATGGAACGATTCCTTGTATCACTCTCATTCTCGGAGGCAATCTCACTCAGG GTCTAAAGACCTCAAAGATTAAGCCATGGGTCACTGTCGGAGTCATCTGCGTCCGTTACTTTATACAGCCCCTGATCGGGATTGGGATCGTTAAGGCAGCAGCCAGCCTTGGGTTCCTCCCATCTAATAAGTTGTTCCACTACGTGTTGATGGTCCAGTACACAGTGCCACCGGCTATGAATATCG GTACAATGACACAACTATTTGATGTGGGGCAAGAGGAgtgttctgttctgttcttcTGGACATATTTGGTTGCTGGCATAGCTCTCACCGTCTGGTCAACTGTCTACATGTGGATTCTGTCTTGA
- the LOC116211104 gene encoding glutamate receptor 3.6: MKTHLCLLLLVLATLQEVRRSYGAGTIVSTRPDVVNVGAVFSFGTMIGKVAKVAIEAAVNDVNSDPTVLNGTKLKVTMQDTNYSGFLGIVEALQFMESDTVAIIGPQTSVTAHVISHIANELKVPLLSFSATDPTLSPLQFPFFVRTSQNDLFQMTAIAEMINYYGWREVIAIYVDDDHGRNGIAALGDKLAERRCKISFKAPLRLEATQDEITDALVKVALDESRIIVLHSYTSTGLGILKVAQYLGMMGNGYVWIATNWLSTILDTDPPHPQDSVDYLQGVLTLKLHTPDSDIKKKFYSRWRNLTQMSGNGTFGLSTYGLYSYDTVWILARAIDRFFDRGGVISFSNDSRLSNLKGGSLHLDAMSIFDGGDLLLNSILRVDMIGVSGQVRFTPDRNLIHPACDIINVMQSGFRRIGYWSNYSGLSIVAPETLYMSPPNRSSSAQQLFPVVWPGETTQKPRGWVFPNNGRHLRIGVPRRVSYREFVSPSEGGSDQFTGYCIDVFISAVNLLPYAVPYNLIPYGDGKHNPSSTKLVELITTDYFDAVVGDLAITMERTKMADFTQPYIESGLVVVAPVRQQNTSAWAFLRPFTREMWIVTALFFLIVGTVVWILEHRMNDEFRGPPRRQFITILWFSFSTWFFAHRENTVSALGRVVLIVWLFVVLIINSSYTASLTSILTVQQLSSPIKGIEDLVQSDDPIGYQEGSFARTYLIKELGVHESRLVPLVMPEDYVKALKAGPRGGGVAAVVDERPYIELFLSTRCEFSIVGQEFTKNGWGFAFPRDSPLAVDMSTAILKLSENGDLQRIHDKWLKSIACTSQGSKLQVDRLQLKSFRGLFLVCGLACLLALLIYLGQMLYQFSRHCPEELDSSSGSSSRSKRLQTFLTFVDEKEEEVRKRSKRRQLEKASNRSMGGAESVNDSRGSHIEYSSNQSLGAPDRA, encoded by the exons ATGAAGACGCACTTGTGCCTTCTACTCCTGGTGTTGGCAACTTTACAGGAGGTGCGACGCTCATATGGAGCTGGAACGATTGTGTCTACGAGACCCGATGTTGTGAACGTTGGGGCTGTCTTCTCTTTCGGTACGATGATAGGCAAGGTCGCCAAAGTTGCCATAGAAGCTGCGGTCAATGACGTCAACTCTGACCCGACAGTTCTCAATGGAACTAAGCTGAAAGTCACGATGCAGGACACAAACTACAGCGGTTTCCTGGGTATAGTCGAAG CACTGCAGTTCATGGAGAGCGACACTGTGGCTATCATCGGGCCTCAGACCTCCGTCACAGCTCACGTGATCTCCCACATAGCAAACGAGCTCAAAGTCCCCCTGCTGTCATTCTCGGCTACAGATCCCACGCTTTCCCCACTTCAGTTCCCATTCTTCGTAAGGACATCCCAGAATGACCTCTTCCAGATGACTGCGATTGCAGAAATGATCAACTATTATGGGTGGAGGGAAGTGATAGCAATTTACGTTGATGATGACCATGGCAGGAATGGGATTGCGGCCTTAGGGGACAAGCTCGCAGAGAGAAGGTGCAAAATCTCCTTTAAGGCACCACTGAGGCTTGAAGCAACCCAGGATGAGATAACTGATGCATTGGTCAAGGTTGCTCTAGATGAGTCCCGTATTATTGTCCTCCATAGTTATACTAGTACGGGGCTCGGAATCCTTAAAGTTGCTCAGTACCTTGGTATGATGGGGAATGGGTATGTTTGGATTGCCACGAACTGGCTCTCGACGATTTTGGATACGGATCCCCCGCATCCGCAGGATTCCGTGGACTACCTCCAGGGGGTCCTCACTCTGAAATTACACACGCCCGATTCAGACATAAAGAAGAAGTTTTACTCTCGGTGGAGAAATTTGACTCAAATGTCGGGTAATGGGACCTTTGGTTTGAGCACTTACGGGCTGTATTCTTATGACACTGTTTGGATCCTTGCTCGTGCGATTGATAGATTTTTTGATCGGGGAGGGGTCATCTCGTTCTCAAATGATTCAAGGCTGAGCAATCTAAAGGGGGGAAGTTTGCATCTTGATGCAATGAGCATTTTCGATGGCGGAGATTTGTTACTCAATAGCATTCTCAGGGTGGATATGATTGGTGTGTCAGGTCAGGTCCGCTTCACTCCTGATCGGAACCTCATCCACCCGGCATGTGATATCATCAATGTTATGCAGTCAGGATTTAGGAGAATTGGGTATTGGTCAAATTACTCAGGACTTTCGATTGTTGCCCCGGAGACACTGTATATGAGCCCACCCAACAGGTCAAGCTCAGCCCAGCAGCTGTTTCCGGTGGTTTGGCCCGGAGAGACAACACAAAAGCCCCGGGGTTGGGTCTTCCCTAACAATGGGAGGCATCTGAGGATTGGCGTGCCAAGACGAGTCAGTTACCGAGAGTTCGTGTCACCATCAGAAGGAGGCTCTGATCAGTTCACAGGGTATTGCATTGACGTGTTCATCTCAGCTGTTAACCTTTTGCCATATGCTGTGCCTTATAATTTGATCCCCTACGGGGATGGGAAGCATAACCCTAGCTCCACCAAGCTTGTGGAGCTAATTACAACTGAT TATTTTGATGCTGTGGTGGGTGATCTAGCAATTACTATGGAACGAACAAAGATGGCTGATTTCACGCAGCCCTATATTGAGTCGGGCCTCGTCGTGGTGGCCCCAGTAAGGCAACAGAACACCAGTGCGTGGGCCTTCCTGAGGCCCTTTACGAGGGAAATGTGGATCGTGACAgccctcttcttcctcataGTGGGAACAGTTGTCTGGATTTTGGAACATAGGATGAACGACGAATTTCGGGGCCCCCCTAGGAGACAATTCATCACAATCCTCTG GTTTAGCTTTTCGACTTGGTTTTTCGCACATA GGGAAAACACCGTGAGCGCCCTTGGACGTGTTGTGCTGATAGTGTGGCTATTCGTGGTCCTCATCATCAACTCGAGCTATACTGCGAGTCTTACCTCGATCCTCACAGTCCAACAACTCTCGTCTCCCATCAAAGGCATTGAGGACCTGGTACAAAGTGACGACCCAATTGGGTACCAGGAGGGCTCGTTTGCCCGGACCTACTTGATCAAAGAGCTTGGGGTTCATGAATCAAGGCTTGTTCCTCTTGTCATGCCTGAGGATTATGTGAAGGCCCTCAAGGCTGGGCCACGGGGGGGTGGGGTCGCCGCTGTGGTCGACGAACGTCCTTACATCGAGCTCTTCCTCTCAACTCGGTGTGAGTTCAGCATTGTCGGGCAAGAGTTCACCAAAAACGGATGGGGCTTC GCCTTTCCACGAGACTCGCCACTGGCTGTTGACATGTCCACAGCCATCTTGAAGCTCTCTGAGAATGGAGATCTCCAGAGGATTCATGACAAATGGCTCAAAAGCATCGCCTGCACGTCACAGGGATCGAAACTCCAGGTGGACCGGTTGCAGCTCAAGAGCTTCCGGGGTCTCTTCCTCGTGTGCGGATTAGCTTGCCTGCTCGCTCTCCTCATATACTTGGGGCAGATGCTCTACCAGTTCAGCCGGCACTGTCCTGAGGAGCTTGACTCTTCCTCCGGGTCGAGCTCCCGGTCCAAGCGGCTACAGACTTTTCTCACATTTGTGGatgagaaggaagaagaagtgAGAAAGCGCTCCAAGAGGAGGCAGCTGGAGAAAGCTTCCAATAGAAGCATGGGAGGAGCTGAATCAGTGAACGATTCGAGAGGGAGTCATATCGAGTACTCCTCGAACCAAAGCCTCGGAGCTCCGGACAGAGCTTAG